From Acidimicrobiales bacterium, a single genomic window includes:
- a CDS encoding BTAD domain-containing putative transcriptional regulator: MSSPGPGERDLLLRSQLVDGVLAAPGAVLVEAGGGFGKSVLADQVIDAAGTGCVLRLPRREPVDVGEIEVLVDDALRAGAAAVPAESALLVVDDVQTLTDDAAWWLADRVRDRDLPAVRLVACGRTVPRPLAALEFDGTATLFHTDDLRLTPEESRALVHMELDEADAERLWSALHHFSTGWIALLMLVLRRLSRAADPTGTAADLLRHPAVIGQLIDHYASELDPVDRELFVQLAHFPMVNESVADALGSRGLLRRLSHAGIPFAVGVDGWWRLSSTVKEHVVAQAPLDPELAKRGAPLLVAQGAELAAAGLLADSGDDEAAALLISQLPTGRIDAMDPRAFMRLVGRLGSAADDAPRVLLHLARTHGNVGQLVEEREMVERAMLAVEKSDLLDEPDIAVEVEAESLFLRALINDTAAEPRIDALLGEAQRGSRGQARLLEALSVLLSERPDEMSLRRAENAMRQAAITWYELGEPTRAASVQRGLAMRVLWALGKFGVASALLEKLGLTSETSYDRMLCLVFRARFLALAGEGGRVDAVLHEALSLAELLDVGWVTGYTAWTRLLVAANEDDPDRVLEQLTLAEANLGQLGDDAGGLLFLCEAAEACAVVGADGQADRLLDIARARRDEDPVVVTLTEACLDGRDGVAEAATRLGDLLDAGTVAPGMRWKVELLKGHAELAAGNVGAAGRSLQEALDHAARIGHPELAERRESRVLDTLRSAVVTDAIVGSPSVEGDAYEVTVLGRFSVLRGGEELVCPPGRPTDLVKYVAVAGGSAQVERVVEALWPDEEPGVGLRRLKNVLSRSRAAYGPLVERDGRLLRFAACGIDLSRLEQRAYEVAAGRGAERVARAREALACYTGPLLPDDLYDDLISQRRESLRRRVLGLIDVVLAADLTSGDLDSTVAVLQTAMELDQFDQERPLRVARALIDVGRDLEAHSLAAQVVGAAEELGLPPAVEWRELAGIRVSR; the protein is encoded by the coding sequence ATGTCGTCGCCTGGCCCGGGGGAACGTGACCTGCTACTGAGGTCACAGCTGGTCGATGGTGTCCTCGCGGCACCGGGAGCCGTGCTGGTCGAGGCCGGCGGCGGCTTCGGGAAGAGCGTCCTCGCCGACCAGGTGATCGACGCCGCGGGCACCGGCTGCGTCCTGCGCCTGCCCCGACGCGAGCCGGTCGACGTCGGTGAGATCGAGGTGCTCGTCGACGACGCGCTGCGCGCCGGTGCCGCCGCGGTACCGGCGGAGTCGGCGCTGCTGGTGGTCGACGACGTGCAGACGCTGACCGACGACGCCGCCTGGTGGTTGGCCGACCGCGTGCGCGACCGCGACCTGCCCGCGGTGCGGCTGGTCGCCTGCGGCCGGACGGTCCCCCGTCCGCTGGCCGCCCTGGAGTTCGACGGCACCGCCACCCTGTTCCACACCGACGACCTGCGCCTGACCCCCGAGGAGTCGCGGGCCCTGGTGCACATGGAGCTCGACGAGGCCGACGCCGAGCGCCTGTGGTCGGCGCTGCACCACTTCTCCACCGGCTGGATCGCCCTGCTCATGCTGGTGCTGCGCCGGCTCTCCCGGGCCGCCGACCCGACGGGTACCGCGGCCGACCTCCTGCGCCATCCCGCCGTCATCGGCCAGCTCATCGACCACTACGCCAGCGAGCTCGACCCGGTCGACCGGGAGCTGTTCGTCCAGCTGGCCCACTTCCCGATGGTGAACGAGAGCGTCGCCGACGCCCTCGGTTCCCGCGGCCTGCTGCGCCGCCTGAGCCACGCCGGCATCCCCTTCGCGGTCGGTGTCGACGGCTGGTGGCGGCTGTCATCCACGGTGAAGGAGCACGTCGTCGCCCAGGCGCCGCTCGACCCCGAGCTGGCCAAGCGGGGGGCGCCGCTGCTGGTGGCCCAGGGCGCCGAGCTGGCGGCCGCCGGGCTGCTCGCCGACAGCGGCGACGACGAGGCCGCCGCGCTGCTGATCTCCCAGCTCCCCACCGGCCGGATCGACGCCATGGACCCCCGCGCCTTCATGCGCCTGGTCGGCCGGCTCGGCTCGGCGGCCGACGACGCGCCCCGGGTGCTGCTGCACCTGGCCCGCACCCACGGCAACGTCGGGCAGCTGGTCGAGGAGCGCGAGATGGTCGAGCGGGCGATGCTGGCCGTCGAGAAGAGCGACCTCCTCGACGAGCCCGACATCGCCGTCGAGGTCGAGGCCGAGTCGCTGTTCCTGCGGGCGCTGATCAACGACACCGCCGCCGAGCCCCGCATCGACGCCCTGCTCGGCGAGGCCCAGCGGGGCAGCCGCGGCCAGGCCCGGCTGCTCGAGGCGCTCAGCGTCCTCCTGTCCGAGCGGCCCGACGAGATGAGCCTGCGCCGGGCCGAGAACGCCATGCGCCAGGCGGCCATCACCTGGTATGAGCTGGGTGAACCCACCCGGGCGGCGTCGGTCCAGCGGGGCCTGGCGATGCGGGTGCTGTGGGCCCTCGGGAAGTTCGGGGTGGCCTCGGCGTTGCTGGAGAAGCTCGGCCTCACCAGCGAGACGTCCTACGACCGCATGCTCTGCCTGGTGTTCCGGGCCCGCTTCCTGGCGCTCGCCGGCGAGGGCGGGCGCGTCGACGCGGTGCTGCACGAGGCGCTGTCGCTGGCCGAGCTCCTCGACGTCGGCTGGGTCACCGGCTACACCGCCTGGACCCGCCTGCTCGTCGCCGCCAACGAGGACGACCCCGACCGGGTGCTGGAGCAGCTCACCCTGGCCGAGGCCAACCTGGGCCAGCTGGGCGACGACGCCGGCGGCCTCCTCTTCCTGTGCGAGGCCGCCGAGGCCTGCGCGGTGGTCGGCGCCGACGGGCAGGCCGACCGGCTGCTGGACATCGCCCGGGCCCGCCGCGACGAGGACCCCGTCGTCGTCACGCTCACGGAAGCCTGTCTCGACGGCCGCGACGGCGTGGCCGAGGCCGCAACCCGTCTCGGCGACCTGCTCGACGCGGGCACGGTGGCGCCGGGGATGCGCTGGAAGGTCGAGCTGCTGAAGGGCCACGCCGAACTGGCGGCCGGCAACGTGGGTGCCGCCGGCCGGTCCCTGCAGGAGGCGCTCGACCACGCCGCCCGGATCGGTCACCCCGAGCTGGCGGAACGGCGCGAGAGCCGGGTCCTCGACACGCTGCGCTCCGCCGTGGTCACCGATGCGATCGTCGGCAGCCCCAGCGTCGAGGGCGACGCCTACGAGGTCACGGTGCTCGGACGGTTCTCGGTGCTGCGTGGCGGCGAGGAGCTGGTCTGTCCCCCGGGACGGCCGACCGACCTGGTGAAGTACGTGGCGGTCGCCGGCGGCAGCGCCCAGGTCGAGCGGGTGGTCGAGGCGCTGTGGCCCGACGAGGAACCCGGCGTCGGGTTGCGTCGGCTGAAGAACGTGCTGTCGCGGAGCCGGGCGGCCTACGGGCCCCTGGTGGAGCGCGACGGTCGACTGCTGCGGTTCGCCGCGTGCGGCATCGACCTGAGCCGGCTCGAGCAGCGGGCCTACGAGGTGGCGGCGGGCCGCGGCGCCGAGCGCGTGGCCCGGGCCCGGGAAGCGCTGGCCTGCTACACGGGCCCGCTCCTGCCCGACGACCTCTACGACGACCTCATCTCCCAGCGACGCGAGTCCCTGCGACGCCGGGTGCTGGGACTGATCGACGTGGTGCTGGCCGCCGACCTGACGTCCGGCGACCTCGACTCCACCGTGGCGGTGCTCCAGACCGCCATGGAGCTCGACCAGTTCGACCAGGAGCGCCCGCTGCGGGTGGCCCGCGCGCTGATCGACGTCGGCCGCGACCTCGAAGCCCACAGCCTGGCCGCCCAGGTCGTCGGCGCCGCCGAGGAGCTGGGACTCCCGCCCGCCGTCGAGTGGCGCGAGCTCGCCGGCATCCGTGTCAGTCGCTGA
- a CDS encoding TMEM165/GDT1 family protein: protein MDLAAILKAFVAVFPAELPDKSMIATVVLVAHHRRPLAVWGGAALAFALHVTVAVTAGQFLSLLPGTLVDIATALLFAVGAVVMWRGANASEDDDDEAGAGSSTSRTAWGAFAGSFGVIAVAEWGDLTQLATAGMAASTGAPVAVAVGALAALWLVAALAARFGQAAVARVPASRLRRIAAVVFATLALVTLTGVG, encoded by the coding sequence ATGGACCTGGCAGCGATCCTCAAGGCGTTCGTCGCCGTCTTCCCCGCCGAGCTCCCCGACAAGTCGATGATCGCCACGGTCGTGCTGGTGGCCCACCATCGCCGGCCGCTGGCGGTGTGGGGTGGCGCGGCGCTGGCGTTCGCCCTGCACGTGACCGTGGCGGTGACGGCGGGGCAGTTCCTCAGCCTGCTCCCGGGCACGCTGGTCGACATCGCCACGGCGCTGCTGTTCGCCGTGGGAGCGGTCGTGATGTGGCGTGGCGCCAACGCGTCGGAGGACGACGACGACGAGGCCGGCGCCGGGAGCTCGACGTCCCGCACGGCGTGGGGTGCCTTCGCCGGCAGCTTCGGCGTGATCGCCGTCGCCGAGTGGGGCGACCTGACGCAGCTCGCCACCGCCGGGATGGCGGCCAGCACAGGTGCCCCGGTCGCGGTGGCCGTGGGGGCGCTGGCGGCGTTGTGGCTGGTCGCCGCCCTGGCCGCCCGCTTCGGTCAGGCCGCCGTGGCCCGCGTCCCGGCGTCCCGCCTCCGTCGCATCGCCGCGGTGGTGTTCGCCACCCTCGCCCTCGTCACCCTCACCGGGGTGGGGTGA
- a CDS encoding nitroreductase family protein produces the protein MDVFEAMSTTRAMRRLDADRPVSDADVLTIVEAATRAASGGNSQPVRWMVVRDAEKRRRLGEIYRVCWQPVHDFYAKGADDPRVARMLRSADHLGEHMGEAPVIVLPCSGGSPGQAESSVFPAVQNLFLAARALGLGTTLTTVHRQREAEVRAVLGIPDDVTTWAMIPVGYPTGRWGEAERRPVREVAYWDTWKSPPLTP, from the coding sequence ATGGATGTCTTCGAAGCGATGTCGACGACCCGGGCGATGCGGCGGCTCGACGCGGACAGGCCGGTGAGCGACGCCGACGTGCTCACCATCGTCGAGGCGGCCACCAGGGCGGCGTCCGGGGGCAACAGCCAGCCCGTCCGCTGGATGGTGGTGCGGGACGCCGAGAAGCGCCGCCGCCTGGGGGAGATCTACCGGGTGTGCTGGCAGCCGGTCCACGACTTCTACGCCAAAGGGGCGGACGACCCGCGCGTCGCCCGGATGCTGCGCTCGGCCGACCACCTCGGCGAGCACATGGGCGAGGCGCCGGTGATCGTCCTGCCGTGCTCCGGGGGCTCGCCGGGCCAGGCGGAGTCGTCCGTGTTCCCGGCGGTGCAGAACCTGTTCCTCGCCGCCCGGGCGCTCGGCCTCGGCACGACGCTGACCACCGTGCACCGCCAGCGGGAGGCCGAGGTCCGTGCCGTCCTGGGCATCCCGGACGACGTCACCACCTGGGCGATGATCCCCGTCGGCTACCCGACCGGCCGCTGGGGCGAGGCCGAACGGCGGCCCGTCCGGGAGGTCGCGTACTGGGACACGTGGAAGTCGCCACCGCTCACACCGTGA